A DNA window from Camelina sativa cultivar DH55 chromosome 13, Cs, whole genome shotgun sequence contains the following coding sequences:
- the LOC104735382 gene encoding cycloartenol-C-24-methyltransferase encodes MDLASNLGGKIDKSDVLTAVEKYEQYHVFHGGNEEERKANYTDMVNKYYDLATSFYEYGWGESFHFAHRWKGESLRESIKRHEHFLALQLGIKPGQKVLDVGCGIGGPLREIARFSNSSVTGINNNEYQITRGKELNRLAGVDKTCNFVKADFMKMPFPENSFDAVYAIEATCHAPDAYGCYKEIYRVMKPGQCFAAYEWCMTDAFDPDNAEHQKIKGEIEIGDGLPDIRLTTKCLEALKQAGFEVIWEKDLAKDSPVPWYLPLDKNHFSLSSFRLTAVGRFITKNMVKVLEYMRLAPQGSQRVSNFLEQAAEGLVDGGRREIFTPMYFFLARKPE; translated from the exons ATGGATCTCGCTTCGAATCTTGGTGGCAAGATCGATAAATCCGATGTTCTTACCGCCGTCGAAAA GTATGAGCAATACCATGTCTTCCATGGAGGAAACGAGGAAGAGCGAAAAGCTAATTACACTGACATG gTCAATAAGTACTATGACCTTGCTACTAGCTTCTATGAGTATGGATGGGGAGAATCCTTCCATTTTGCTCACAG ATGGAAGGGAGAATCACTTCGAGAGAGTATTAAACGCCATGAGCACTTTCTTGCTCTTCAGCTTGGCATAAAACCAGGACAGAAG gTACTGGATGTAGGATGTGGAATTGGTGGACCGCTGAGGGAAATTGCACGATTCAG CAATTCATCTGTTACCGGGATCAACAATAACGAGTACCAGATCACCAGAGGCAAG gAACTAAACCGACTTGCAGGTGTCGACAAGACATGTAACTTTGTCAAG GCTGACTTCATGAAGATGCCATTCCCTGAAAACAGTTTTGATGCAGTTTATGCGATTGAAGCAACCTGCCACGCTCCTGATGCA TATGGGTGCTACAAAGAGATCTACAGAGTGATGAAGCCCGGTCAATGTTTTGCTGCCTATGAGTGGTGCATGACTGATGCATTTGACCCTGATAACGCGGAACATCAGAAAATAAAG GGAGAGATAGAGATTGGAGATGGTCTGCCTGACATTAGACTGACTACAAAATGCCTCGAAGCTCTGAAGCAGGCCGGTTTTGAA GTAATATGGGAAAAGGATCTAGCCAAGGACTCGCCTGTCCCATGGTACCTACCTCTAGACAAAAATCATTTCTCGCTCAGTAGCTTCCGCTTGACAGCTGTTGGACGATTCATAACCAAAAACATG GTGAAGGTCCTTGAATACATGAGACTAGCACCTCAAGGAAGCCAGAGGGTCTCAAATTTCCTGGAGCAGGCCGCGGAAGGATTAGTTGACGGTGGAAG GAGAGAGATATTCACGCCAATGTATTTCTTCTTGGCCCGGAAGCCAGAGTGA
- the LOC104735384 gene encoding uncharacterized protein LOC104735384 isoform X1: MALSSLISATPLSIYVPRYLLVKLPTRRRFHLPLATLGSSSSSESSASTPTSIPVNGTTLTSSYGTKTPKDNSPFAQFFRSTEANVERIIFDFRFLALLAVGGSLAGSLLCFLNGCVYIVEAYKVYWTNCAKGIHTGQMVLRLVEAIDVYLAGTVMLIFSMGLYGLFISHSPHDVPTESDRALKNSSLFGMFAMKERPKWMKISSLDELKTKVGHVIVMILLVKMFERSKMVTIATGLDLLSYSVCIFLSSASLYILHNLHKGEQ, translated from the exons ATGGCTCTCTCCTCGTTAATCTCAGCCACTCCGCTCTCCATTTACGTCCCGAGATATCTACTAGTGAAATTACCTACGCGCCGCCGTTTCCACTTGCCGTTAGCAACTCTTGGCTCATCATCGTCTTCGGAGTCATCGGCATCGACCCCTACCTCGATCCCCGTCAACGGTACCACGTTGACCAGTTCTTATGGAACAAAAACTCCCAAGGACAACAGCCCATTTGCTCAGTTCTTTCGTTCCACCGAAGCCAACGTTGAGAGG ATTATATTTGATTTCCGGTTCTTGGCGCTTTTGGCTGTAGGAGGTTCGTTGGCTGGTTCGCTACTCTGCTTCCTCAAT GGGTGTGTCTACATCGTTGAGGCATATAAAGTCTACTGGACTAACTGTGCCAAAGGCATCCACACAGGCCAAATGGTTTTACGCCTGGTCGAAGCTATTG ATGTTTATCTGGCTGGAACAGTTATGCTGATATTTAGTATGGGTTTGTATGGACTCTTCATCAGTCACTCGCCTCATGATGTCCCTACGGAATCCGATCGTGCACTTaaaaactcttctctctttggaaTGTTTGCCATGAAGGAGAGACCGAAGTGGATGAAGATCAGTTCATTAGATGAGCTGAAAACCAAAGTTGGGCATGTTATTGTTATGATTCTTCTTGTGAAGATGTTCGAGAGAAGCAAGATGGTTACCATCGCCACTGGTCTTGATTTGCTCAGTTATTCCGTTTGCATCTTCTTGTCCTCTGCTTCACTCTATATTCTCCATAATCTCCATAAAGGAGAGCAGTAA
- the LOC104735384 gene encoding uncharacterized protein LOC104735384 isoform X2, whose product MALSSLISATPLSIYVPRYLLVKLPTRRRFHLPLATLGSSSSSESSASTPTSIPVNGTTLTSSYGTKTPKDNSPFAQFFRSTEANVERIIFDFRFLALLAVGGSLAGSLLCFLNGCVYIVEAYKVYWTNCAKGIHTGQMVLRLVEAIVMLIFSMGLYGLFISHSPHDVPTESDRALKNSSLFGMFAMKERPKWMKISSLDELKTKVGHVIVMILLVKMFERSKMVTIATGLDLLSYSVCIFLSSASLYILHNLHKGEQ is encoded by the exons ATGGCTCTCTCCTCGTTAATCTCAGCCACTCCGCTCTCCATTTACGTCCCGAGATATCTACTAGTGAAATTACCTACGCGCCGCCGTTTCCACTTGCCGTTAGCAACTCTTGGCTCATCATCGTCTTCGGAGTCATCGGCATCGACCCCTACCTCGATCCCCGTCAACGGTACCACGTTGACCAGTTCTTATGGAACAAAAACTCCCAAGGACAACAGCCCATTTGCTCAGTTCTTTCGTTCCACCGAAGCCAACGTTGAGAGG ATTATATTTGATTTCCGGTTCTTGGCGCTTTTGGCTGTAGGAGGTTCGTTGGCTGGTTCGCTACTCTGCTTCCTCAAT GGGTGTGTCTACATCGTTGAGGCATATAAAGTCTACTGGACTAACTGTGCCAAAGGCATCCACACAGGCCAAATGGTTTTACGCCTGGTCGAAGCTATTG TTATGCTGATATTTAGTATGGGTTTGTATGGACTCTTCATCAGTCACTCGCCTCATGATGTCCCTACGGAATCCGATCGTGCACTTaaaaactcttctctctttggaaTGTTTGCCATGAAGGAGAGACCGAAGTGGATGAAGATCAGTTCATTAGATGAGCTGAAAACCAAAGTTGGGCATGTTATTGTTATGATTCTTCTTGTGAAGATGTTCGAGAGAAGCAAGATGGTTACCATCGCCACTGGTCTTGATTTGCTCAGTTATTCCGTTTGCATCTTCTTGTCCTCTGCTTCACTCTATATTCTCCATAATCTCCATAAAGGAGAGCAGTAA
- the LOC104735383 gene encoding RNA polymerase sigma factor sigD, chloroplastic, whose protein sequence is MATIPTTATATMCPSPPLPTISPLLRITHQCQPSPSLSSSPFSIKLTTPLFCGEATLDRATADSSVRIKPEKWGTQSEKRRKRRRRRRGGFESLEMEEEENAGTEEAEPETISVPVVGASRSGFLSRLEEVQLCLYLKEGAKLENLGTSIEENQMVSVLLSSGKGKKKRSANEILCRRKEAREKITRCYRRLVVSIATGYQGKGLNLQDLIQEGSIGLLRGAERFDPDRGYKLSTYVYWWIKQAILRAIAHKSRLVKLPGSMWEMTAKVAEASNVLTRKLRRQPSCDEIAEHLNIHVSAVRLAVERSRSPVSLDRVASQNGRMTLQEIVRGPDETRPEEMVKREHIKHEIEQLLGSLTARESRVLGLYFGLNGETPMSFEEIGKSLKLSRERVRQINGIALKKLRNVHNVNDLKIYYSSSE, encoded by the exons ATGGCGACGATACCCACCACTGCCACCGCTACTATGTGTCCCTCTCCTCCTCTCCCTACTATTTCTCCTTTACTCAGAATCACTCACCAATGCCAACCATCTCCTTCTTTATCATCATCTCCTTTTTCCATAAAGCTTACTACTCCTCTGTTTTGCGGTGAGGCCACGCTAGATAGAGCGACGGCTGATAGCTCCGTGAGGATCAAACCTGAGAAATGGGGTACTCAATCAGagaaaaggaggaagagaaggaggagaagaagaggaggtttCGAGAGTTTGGAgatggaagaagaggaaaatgcTGGCACCGAAGAAGCAGAACCAGAGACGATTAGTGTTCCTGTTGTTGGAGCTTCACGATCTGGTTTTTTGAGTCGTTTAGAGGAGGTTCAGCTTTGCTTGTACCTCAAG GAAGGAGCAAAACTTGAAAATTTGGGAACAAGTATTGAAGAGAACCAAATGGTATCAGTTTTGTTGTCAAGTggcaaagggaagaagaagcgtAGTGCAAATGAAATATTATGCAGAAGAAAAGAAGCTAGAGAAAAGATTACACGGTGTTACCGTAGGCTTGTAGTCTCTATTGCAACAGGGTACCAAGGGAAAGGGTTGAATCTGCAAGACCTGATTCAAGAAGGAAGCATAGGGCTCCTTCGAGGAGCTGAGAGATTTGATCCTGACCGTGGCTACAAACTATCAACTTATGTCTACTGGTGGATCAAACAAGCCATCCTAAGGGCTATTGCACACAAGTCTAGACTTGTTAAATTGCCG GGAAGCATGTGGGAGATGACAGCAAAAGTTGCAGAAGCTAGTAATGTTTTGACCAGAAAACTAAGGCGGCAACCTAGCTGTGATGAGATTGCTGAGCACCTCAACATCCATGTATCAGCGGTTAGACTTGCTGTGGAGCGGAGCAGATCCCCTGTTTCTTTGGACAGAGTCGCGTCTCAAAATGGCCGCATGACATTGCAG GAGATTGTACGTGGACCAGATGAAACAAGGCCAGAGGAGATGGTGAAAAGAGAACATATCAAGCATGAGATTGAGCAGCTTTTGGGAAGTCTCACCGCGAGAGAATCTCGAGTATTGGGACTCTACTTTGGGCTTAATGGAGAGACTCCAATGTCCTTTGAAGAGATTGGTAAGTCGTTGAAGCTTTCAAGAGAGAGGGTGAGGCAAATCAATGGCATTGCTTTGAAGAAGCTACGAAATGTACATAATGTGAATGATTTGAAAATATACTATTCCTCTAGTGAATGA
- the LOC104735385 gene encoding protein ZINC INDUCED FACILITATOR 1, translated as MAEEYKEALLEKHKYHEGCPGCKVEQMKQLRRGYPYLELSFVWIIVLSTSLPISSLYPFLYYMIDDFGVAKTEKDIGFYAGFVGCSFMFGRALTSVFWGIVADRYGRKPIILLGTISIAIFNALFGLSVNFWMAIGTRFLLGSFNCLLGTMKAYASEIFRDEYQATAMSAVSTAWGIGLIIGPALGGFLAQPADKYPNVFSQESIFGRFRYALPCFTISAFALLVTVLCCFIPETLHNHKQDSTSHDESYEILEAGSHESTASTGKAGKNDRKASQSLLKNWPLMSSIFVYCVLCLHDTAYSEIFALWANSPRKYGGLSYSTNDVGTVLAISGLGLFFFQVFVYPFAEKLLGPVLVTRFAGALMIPIQMSYPFIADMSGLSLSLMLNCASILLNVLSVSAITGLLILQNRAVDQSQRGAANGIAMTAMSLFKTVGPAGAGILFSWSERRLNTAFLPGSHMVFFVLNVIVVVGVALTFKPFLTTTARR; from the exons ATGGCGGAGGAGTACAAGGAGGCGTTGTTGGAGAAGCACAAGTATCACGAGGGATGCCCCGGGTGTAAGGTGGAGCAGATGAAACAGCTCCGCCGAGGTTATCCATACCTGGAGCTTTCTTTCGTTTGGATCATCGTCCTCTCCACTT CTCTGCCTATTTCTTCACTCTATCCTTTCCTCTATTATATG ATTGATGATTTTGGTGTTGCAAAGACTGAGAAAGATATCGGGTTTTATGCTGGATTTGTCG GGTGCTCATTTATGTTTGGAAGAGCTTTGACGTCAGTGTTTTGGGGCATTGTGGCTGATCGTTATGGAAGAAAACCGATTATACTCTTGGGAACTATCTCAAT TGCCATTTTCAACGCTCTTTTTGGCTTGAGTGTAAACTTTTGGATGGCTATTGGCACTAGGTTTCTTCTTGGCAGTTTCAACTGTTTGCTTGGAACCATGAAG GCATATGCGTCGGAGATATTTCGTGATGAATATCAAGCCACAGCAATGTCAGCT GTTAGTACTGCTTGGGGCATTGGACTGATCATTGGCCCTGCTCTAGGAGGGTTTTTGGCACAG CCGGCAGACAAATATCCCAATGTGTTCTCCCAAGAATCCATTTTTGGCAG ATTCCGGTATGCGTTGCCTTGCTTTACAATATCAGCTTTTGCATTGCTTGTGACAGTATTGTGCTGCTTCATTCCG GAAACATTGCACAATCATAAGCAGGACAGCACATCACATGATGAATCCTACGAAATACTTGAAGCTGGATCTCATGAATCCACTGCTTCTACCGGGAAGGCAGGAAAAAACGATAGAAAAGCTTCTCAGTCTCTTTTGAAGAATTGGCCTCTAATGTCATCTATCTTTGTGTATTGTGTTCTGTGTCTGCATGATACTGCATACTCTGAG ATATTTGCACTATGGGCTAACAGTCCAAGGAAATATGGAGGTCTTAGCTACTCAACCAATGATGTCGGTACAGTTCTTGCTATCTCAG GTCTCGGCCTATTCTtttttcaggtttttgtttATCCTTTCGCTGAGAAACTGCTAGGACCAGTACTGGTCACCCGATTTGCTGGG GCACTGATGATACCAATACAAATGAGTTATCCATTTATAGCAGATATGTCAGGTCTCAGTCTAAGCCTGATGTTAAATTGTGCATCAATCCTACTTAATGTGCTAAGT GTGTCTGCGATAACCGGGTTGTTGATCCTGCAAAATAGAGCTGTG gATCAGAGCCAAAGAGGGGCGGCTAATGGAATTGCTATGACTGCGATGTCTCTTTTTAAGACCGTTGGACCAGCTGGTGCTGGCATCTT GTTTTCTTGGAGCGAGAGGCGACTAAACACCGCATTTCTACCAG